From a single Anaerolineaceae bacterium oral taxon 439 genomic region:
- a CDS encoding MBL fold metallo-hydrolase yields the protein MSKKASNFQKKVMSLGYRGKEIFKPINTGRIDEHVACIREWVANIFFYTKNGVTIMIDAGYNYDRLREKMGWLDIDPAEIQHILITHQDTDHVGAVETDSDLMFKDATLYVGEVENRYLTGEVRRKVLFGWYRLPLVKIDNRKILLKDGDIFNIGDIRIEAFLVPGHTWGHMVYLIDDAYLFTGDTIWFGVDGGYSFLNGLAEDNQLALRSLATLEQKLRARKRSPIIITGHTGWTDSLDFAFAHRDQICNSFRKQEPHDPDAPYDAYDDSDDTEEKARNVSLPKANKGTRAHPTATG from the coding sequence ATGTCAAAGAAAGCGTCGAATTTTCAGAAAAAGGTAATGAGCCTCGGCTATCGCGGAAAAGAGATTTTTAAGCCAATCAATACCGGCCGAATCGATGAACATGTCGCCTGTATTCGAGAGTGGGTCGCAAACATATTCTTTTATACGAAGAACGGCGTGACGATCATGATCGACGCCGGATATAACTATGACCGGCTGAGGGAGAAAATGGGGTGGCTGGATATTGATCCGGCGGAAATTCAGCACATTCTGATCACGCATCAGGACACGGACCACGTCGGCGCGGTGGAAACGGACAGCGATCTGATGTTTAAGGATGCGACGCTTTATGTCGGGGAGGTCGAAAACCGGTACCTCACGGGAGAGGTGCGTCGAAAGGTACTCTTTGGTTGGTACCGGCTGCCGCTTGTTAAGATCGATAATCGAAAAATCCTGCTGAAAGACGGCGATATTTTCAATATCGGAGATATCCGGATTGAGGCGTTCCTGGTTCCGGGTCATACCTGGGGACATATGGTCTATCTGATCGATGACGCCTACCTGTTTACCGGCGATACGATCTGGTTCGGCGTGGATGGAGGCTATAGCTTTCTTAACGGCCTGGCCGAGGACAATCAGCTTGCGCTCCGTTCATTGGCGACGCTGGAACAAAAACTGAGAGCCAGAAAAAGGAGCCCGATCATTATCACGGGACATACGGGTTGGACGGACAGTCTGGATTTTGCATTTGCGCACCGGGATCAGATCTGCAACAGTTTTAGAAAGCAGGAGCCGCACGATCCGGACGCCCCGTATGATGCATATGATGACTCGGACGATACGGAAGAGAAAGCGCGGAATGTCAGCTTGCCGAAAGCAAACAAGGGAACGCGCGCGCATCCGACGGCGACGGGATAA